One Kitasatospora sp. NBC_01266 genomic window carries:
- a CDS encoding ferritin-like domain-containing protein, which yields MQSPSRRTFLAAGAMAAAGLLAACTSSGAKSDAGSGSGGGAARKADPDLPLRTRAVAATDALIAQYATAQGGGAPNAQLDALRADLRTQRAALATGLPAGAASPRTSAAASAGATASASPSANSAAGAAASPATLAAAEWSTAQARLADLAAASPELAKLLASVSAAGALHTLELGNQAPLAATQADAPSATPSPAASGTLSGGLPAEAVSALQAALAGEHAAVYAFGVIGALIPVGPKRDDARACYAAHQARRDTWQRLLAGAGATPLAAAPGYQLPFAVPDAATAAKLAATVETRLTALYADLVAAAAGSLRLAGATALRACTLQAYHWGGAPGALPGMPAPAAASAPASP from the coding sequence ATGCAGTCCCCCAGCCGGCGGACCTTCCTGGCCGCCGGAGCGATGGCCGCCGCCGGACTCCTGGCCGCCTGCACCTCCTCCGGGGCGAAGTCCGACGCCGGGAGCGGTTCGGGCGGTGGCGCGGCCAGGAAGGCCGACCCCGACCTGCCGCTGCGCACCCGGGCGGTGGCCGCCACCGACGCGCTGATCGCCCAGTACGCGACGGCCCAGGGCGGGGGCGCGCCGAACGCCCAGCTCGACGCGCTCCGGGCCGACCTGCGGACGCAGCGCGCGGCCCTGGCGACCGGGCTGCCGGCCGGTGCCGCCTCACCGCGCACCAGCGCCGCCGCCTCGGCCGGCGCCACTGCCTCGGCAAGCCCCTCGGCGAACTCCGCCGCCGGCGCGGCGGCGAGCCCGGCGACCCTGGCGGCGGCCGAGTGGAGCACCGCGCAGGCCCGGCTCGCCGACCTGGCCGCCGCCTCCCCCGAGTTGGCCAAGCTGCTGGCCTCGGTCTCGGCGGCGGGCGCGCTGCACACCCTCGAACTCGGCAACCAGGCCCCGCTGGCGGCGACTCAGGCCGACGCACCGTCAGCCACCCCCTCCCCCGCCGCGAGTGGCACCCTGTCAGGCGGCCTGCCGGCCGAGGCCGTCAGCGCGCTGCAGGCGGCGCTGGCCGGTGAGCACGCCGCGGTCTACGCCTTCGGGGTGATCGGCGCGCTGATACCCGTCGGTCCCAAGCGCGACGACGCGCGCGCCTGCTACGCGGCCCACCAGGCCCGCCGGGACACCTGGCAGCGGCTGCTGGCCGGCGCGGGCGCCACCCCCCTCGCCGCCGCCCCCGGCTACCAGCTGCCGTTCGCCGTGCCGGACGCCGCCACGGCCGCCAAGCTGGCCGCCACCGTCGAGACCCGGCTGACCGCCCTCTACGCCGATCTGGTGGCAGCCGCCGCCGGCTCGCTGCGGCTGGCCGGCGCCACCGCGCTGCGGGCCTGCACGCTGCAGGCCTACCACTGGGGCGGTGCCCCGGGCGCGCTGCCCGGGATGCCCGCACCGGCCGCCGCGAGCGCCCCGGCCAGCCCCTGA
- a CDS encoding aminoglycoside phosphotransferase family protein has product MSAAAGQFTVPDRLRENVLARQGEAGARWLDELPDRVAHQLTRWDLTLDRIAEPGGRLSVIGYVRRADNTPAVLKAGLVTPETAQEHAALSHWAGRGAVLLLDADPAEGFLLLERLHGDIPLRSLVEAKAMLEACGLLRRLWTRPADGHAFSSVAEHVAVRADWLREHPAAAERLDARPLVDAALRTAEDLLASGEEAFLLHGDFHHGNVMAADRAPWLAIDPQPLVGERAFDLAWLVQDRKETLAAAAGPEGAVRRRLHQLSEALEVDLDRLRGWTLFRSVAAGLAALAGGDRAGAERYLEFAGRL; this is encoded by the coding sequence ATGTCGGCAGCAGCAGGGCAGTTCACCGTCCCGGATCGACTGCGCGAGAACGTGCTGGCCCGCCAGGGCGAGGCCGGCGCCCGCTGGCTGGACGAGCTGCCGGACCGGGTGGCCCACCAGCTGACCCGGTGGGACCTCACCCTGGACCGGATCGCCGAGCCGGGCGGCCGACTCAGCGTGATCGGCTACGTGCGGCGGGCGGACAACACCCCCGCCGTGCTGAAGGCGGGCCTGGTCACCCCGGAGACCGCCCAGGAGCACGCCGCGCTGAGCCACTGGGCCGGGCGCGGCGCCGTGCTGCTGCTGGACGCCGACCCCGCCGAGGGCTTCCTGCTGCTGGAGCGCCTGCACGGGGACATCCCGCTGCGCTCGCTGGTCGAGGCCAAGGCGATGCTGGAGGCCTGCGGCCTGCTGCGGCGGCTGTGGACCAGGCCCGCCGACGGCCACGCGTTCAGCTCGGTGGCCGAGCACGTCGCGGTCCGCGCCGACTGGCTGCGGGAGCACCCGGCGGCGGCCGAACGGCTGGACGCCCGACCGCTGGTGGACGCCGCGCTGCGCACCGCCGAGGACTTGCTGGCCTCCGGCGAGGAGGCCTTCCTGCTGCACGGCGACTTCCACCACGGCAATGTGATGGCCGCCGACCGCGCACCGTGGCTGGCCATCGACCCGCAGCCGCTGGTCGGCGAGCGCGCCTTCGACCTGGCCTGGCTGGTCCAGGACCGCAAGGAGACACTGGCCGCCGCGGCCGGCCCCGAGGGCGCGGTGCGCCGCCGCCTGCACCAGCTGTCCGAGGCCCTGGAGGTGGACCTGGACCGGCTGCGCGGCTGGACGCTGTTCCGCAGCGTGGCGGCCGGACTGGCGGCCCTGGCCGGCGGCGACCGGGCCGGCGCCGAGCGCTACCTGGAGTTCGCCGGCCGGCTGTAG